The genome window TGAAGGGAGAACTGCGCGATGTGGTGGAACTCACCTTCGTGCCCTTCGGAAAGTCTCAGGTGAGTGGCCGCCTGGCCCCGTTTATCGGCAGGACAATGGCTCATTTGCATGGCTCCTGGCCTGGCTCCCTCCACAGTTTGTTACCCAGGGCTCCGAGGTGACGTTCACCTGCCATCACGGACCGAACGAGTGCTATGGCAACAAGGTGCATGCCTGCGCCATCGAGCACATCCAGGCCAACTCCTACCAGGTGGAGTACACGCGCGAGTCGCTCACTATGGACTTCATCAACTGCCTGATGAAGGCCGGCAAGAATTTCCCGGACAACGTCTATCCCGGCCAGCGATGCGCCTCGGAGAACCACATCAACAACTGGGAGAACATCAAGACCTGCGCCAACTCCACCGAGGGAAGCGTTCTGCTCCGAAAGGCCGGCGAAAGCACCATGCGGCTCAAGGAGCCACTGACCAGCGTGCCCACCATTCTGTTCAATGAGGTCAGTAAATCGTAAAAGAATGAATAGACTATTGCAGCTAGCTTTGAAGTTAAATAATCCAATAAGCCTTAAAAACAATAACCCATGCTATTCTTTATCTTTCAGCAATTCGACAAGAAGGTGAATGATCGCGCCCAGGTGAACTTGGTGGGCACCATCTGCCAATACGTATCCGCCCCGCAGCCGCGCATCTGCAACCAGCACAACGGAGCCTCGACTCCATCCTTGGCCAGCGTAAGCGCCATCCTTAGCTCCCTGCTGGGTCTTTGGTTTATCCGCTCCTTCTACTAAGCTAAGCTCAACTGTCCACTCTCTCCGATGTTTCCACTTATATAACTCTTCCAAGTCAGCTCAAACCTCTGGAAATCGGGAATCTCAACACCTAATGCTGTATTTTACTCTTGACCTTTTTGTTGGTTTGTTTTTTAGGCCAATTGAAACGCAAGCCGTCCAATTATGCAGCTCGAATATGTGTATCAGAAATTAGTTTTGAAAGAGCTGATCGTAAAATAGCAATTAAATAaagttgaaataaaatatggtACTTGAAGCGTTTTTCTATTGTAATATTAAAGGTAAGTcggttataataataaccatTAATAATGACAAGTTAGctattttctttggtttgttACTGATTGTAATTGAAAgtttgaaataaaatgaattattcatttattttatatatttcccaATGAAGGTATGCTAAGCTTGATCATTCAGTTTCTCGCATCAACTGATTTTGTGGCTTAAACAAGGCAGTAGATAAAAATGATTAGTTATATCAGGTTgctttataattattttattttgcttgcTAGCAGGAGTCCTTTTTACTTCTTCTTCAAGAAAGAGCTGACGACAGCGGGAGCTGCGTAGGTGGTAATGGGAGCAGCATAGGCGGTTCCGGCGGCATATGTGGTCACAGGAGCGGTGTAAGCACGAGCACTTAAGGCGGAGTAGGCGGTGTAGGCGGGAACGGCGGCAGCGGCATAGGTGGAGTAGGCTGGAGCGGAGTAGGTGGCCACCGGAGCGGAGTAGGCCAAGGGAGCAGCTGCGGAGTAGGTGGCGGCATAGGTGGCCACTGGAGATGCGATGAATCCTGCCTGGGCAGCGGCAATGCACAGGGTCAAGCAGATGAGGAACTTCATGTTGAGTTTGTTGGTTGGGTTTGCTGGTTCTTCAGTGACTGATACTTTTGCCAATTTCCTCACATATTTTATAGGACAAATGTGGCCAATTAACCAAACGGGTTTTCGGATATTGAAACCCTAATCAGAACACAATTGCGTCCGCCTCGAGATTTCTAGTGCGTAATGTTCGCTGAACGCGGAAGCAGCAGTTTGCTTTTATTCAGTCAAAGGCATGTCAAACGGATTAcctttataattatattttctttaaatgATATGATTCTTTCTGCCAATATAATATTAACTATTAACAGAGGATtggctttttttttggggcagCATTAAGAGTTAATTTAGAATTAACATTCTTAACCTATAATCCTATAATGTACGACTTgtattgtattttaattttgttaatgAATATTCCTGATTGTGACTTTACATGAATGTACCTTAAATGAAAATACATTTCATCAGTTAACTAATGATATGATATGAAATAATTGAGTGTGAGTCAATGAGAGCAAAACCACTTAGATCAAGCTACTAAAAGTCCAAAAGGTAATCCATTTGATACGCCGTGTGCAGGCAAACCAGCAAACGATCAGTTAACATTAGTCAGCAGAAATTTGGCTCTTGTCACAATTGTGTTCTAATTAAAACTTCAAATCCCGATTGTATGGCAGCAACTATAAAATGGTAACGAAAATTGGCAAAACCATCAGTCACTGAACAACCAACAAGCCCAAACAACCAACTCAACATGAAGTTCCTCATCTGCTTGACTTTGTGCATTGCCGCCGCCCAGGCTGGATTCATCGCATCTCCAGTGGCCACCTATGCCGCCACCTACTCCGCAGCTGCTCCCTTGGCCTACTCCGCTCCGGTGGCCACCTACTCCGCTCCAGCCTACTCCACCTATGCCGCTGCCGCCGTTCCCGCCTACACCGCCTACTCCGCCTTAAGTGCTCGTGCTTACACCGCTCCTGTGACCACATATGCCGCCGGAACCGCCTATGCTGCTCCCATTACCACCTACGCAGCTCCCGCTGTCGTCAGCTCTTTCTTGAAGAAGAAGTAAACAGGACTCCTCTCCTAATGACCGAGCAATGTGAAACTTATTAcctaaatataaaatatgaaagCAAACACCTTATGTTCCATTCCCTCTATCAGAATCTAGCTTATGTTTTCTTtggttaattaatttattataagcCTAATTAAGTGCACCTTTCTAATCTTGGGGTTTCCCGCCCCTAAAATAATCATTAACTAACTATCAGATTAGTTGAGATGGCTTGATGGGTTGGACTCAAGAGTCAATCGGATGATGCAGCGCCCTGATAAAGATTCAAAAGACAGATGATCATCGATGGGCAAAATCCATTGTGAGCCCGTGCTACCGTGTTTGTTGTCAAATATTTTGATCGGAGGGTGATTGGAGCCCCGTCAGCTGCTTATCGGCTAATTTGTTTTTGGGTGCACAGCGATAAGCTGCGGGGGAGATGGGTGAGATAGGGGATATTCACTGTAGCAACAGGCTAAACAGAAGCTAAATCGCATTCGAGCGCTCCGATTATACCAGATGGACATGGAATCGGAATCGGTGGAGGCGGCAATTGTTGTAAACAACTCGTTTGGCGAATCAATTTGCTGGCGCTGTTGATGTGCCAACCAGATTTGATGAGCCAGGGCAAAACTTAAAGTGTTCTAACTGCATCTGTAATATACAAGTACTTATACTTATATTCTGTATAAAAACTGCGAAACTAGGAGAATTTCAACAACTGGAACGGTTCAAAGTTAAATGCTGGCCAAGCGACAAATAATTAGCTTTATTTCATTAAAGATCGAAAGGTCAATATCATTATAAACACATGTATTTATATGCtgaatacatatacatatactagTAAGAACTTTCTTAAAATAACAAGACTAATATTGACTAATCAACGCTGTAAGTGATGCTTTCTAGATTTGagctaatatttttttaacgAAATTAAATACTTCTTGATATTATGTAACTAAAGTaggtgttttttttattattaattcttACTCGGAAATTCAAAGATTGATTCATAGTTTTATTGCGTGAAGGGTGACCAATATAAATAGAATTAAAATTCACGACCAGCTCAAAGGGAATGTGTTAGTCCTTCGCTCGGGGACTTGGCCAATTGAGTTTAGGCTTAATTAAGTTCTGAGCGGCTTTCGCGCACCTAAGAGTGGTAGATGGAGGTCAAAGTGCCGCCGGAGGAGCTCGAGTGCACTGCGTCCAATCGGCGATATTTTGGCAACTACGTCAGCAGGCACTCGTGACTGCCAATGATGGCCATTCATATTCATTCATATCCGCTGGCCCCGGCAATGTCGAGCAAATAAATCTGAGCGCGCTGCTAATTTGACGTTCCCCGGAGCGACCTTAGCACCCCCGCTCCTCCCTTTTTGCTCGACTTTTGCACCCACGCACAATGCGAATTTTCGAGCGACCAAAAATAATGCTGCATACTTCTGGGCAAAGGCGCTTCGTGTACCGCTCGGCTTTTGGCTCGTCTCCgattggctggctggctgtggcccacgcacacactcgcactctCACCCACACTGGCACTCgcacccgcacacacacacacacacgcagttGCGAGGCCATGTTGCAGCTATAAAGCGAGCCGACTTTCCTTTGGCGGCACCAAAAGAACTCCGGCTTGCAGtcaaacagcagcagcagcagaccaGCGAAACCATCCGGcaaggacgaggacgaggaccaGGACGAAAGACAAGGACATTTGTTTCGGACAGCAGCCCACCAGCCAAGTGCAAGTAAGTGCGCCCTCTGTTGGCAAGAATGTGTGCCCACAAGGCTTAAAAATCCAAATAACAAGCAGGGGTTAAAAAGGACTAAAAAGAACAGGAGAAATTTTGGTCAGAAGCATTCGGGCCAGTTGTTAAGTGATTGTGATTAAGAGTTCTTAAAACCCAAAACAATTTTGCTCTACCAAGAGTTCAAATTAAAGGATCAAAgagttttttaattaaagctattaattgtataaaatatttattaaattcggAGAAATTCAATGTAATCAGTACCAGTACACTAAAGTTAAACGCCCACTTTCGTTAGCAATTGTTTACTTTGATTGTTGGCCGCTAGTCTTGGTCAACTAATTTCCCGATGCCCCAGAGGATGGTTGCTACTTTGTCCGTTCCTGTTTATTTGTCTAATTTAATTGAATCAAATTTGATTTGGAGCCATAATTATGAGGATTTGAGTCGCGGCGGTTGGGGGTTTTCCACTTTCTTTTCcgctttgatttattttttattactcCCACTTAAACGCTACTGGCAACTCGCTGCCAGAGTTGAAACTTCAAGCAAAGTTGAAGATATTAAAATTCAAGACATTCTGGCCAGCAGCCGTATAAATCATGCATTATCCAAAGCGCACGAAAACAGACAGATGAAAATGTTTAGCCAACTTGTTGCCGCTGGAAGACAGAACTTTCTGGCCAAGTTTAACTCGATTTAAGCGACTTCCCTTTCCCCGGCGAACATTTAACATTAAGAGCTGCAAAgggaaatataaaatgataaTGCCTTGTCGTAAAGGATTTGAAAAGTGAGGAATAATTTTCAAAGGTATTTAGAATAATTTATTCGGAGTGTGAGCAGAGGACAGTTTTAATTAGCCCATTTCAACTTGATTTTGCAGTCGACCTACCCTAAGCCCAACTTTCCACAAGTCAACTTGCAGTTTGTAACTTTCAACTTGGCTAAATCGCGGAAAACCGCTCAAACTCTTGACCTGACTTGTTGCcgcatttaatttgtttttcccGGCGACTCTGTCTCTTTCCACTCGAGTTGGTGTTCCTAATCGTGTGCCGATTGTTCTGAATCTCTTTATCGCGGCGAGAACAATCTGAACTGATCCGATTTGAAACGATTTGTGCCAAAGGCACGCTTCCATTGGATGACCTGGTTTGCAGCTGTTTGTTTTGTCTTTTTGCCTGAATTATCAGTCCTTGATTAGAGAATTTCACACGGAAACTGTGCTCCCGGCTGCTGCTGAACTTTGGGCTATACTAATAATCTATAAAATATAGTTAATATTCGGTGATAAAGGAACTACTTCCTAGCTGGAATCCTTATTTTCTATTATCCTTACACTTCATATTAAATAGTGGCGAGCAGGGagtttgaaatatatttagatTGCCAATTAGCACCAACTTTTGCAAAGTGCATTTAATATTTGAGGGAACAGCAGCACCTGTGGAAAGTTTTCGAAACGCACGATTTACGGCGCTGGGAACGGGTATTAGTGACAGAGTTGTGGCAGCAACAGCTCATTAAGGCATTATTATCACAACTAAATAGCTGGGAAAATTGATAAGCCCAAGGGTCGAGTGGTCGAGTGGTCGAGGCACGGCCCTGCGCCTTGGTAaacaataattattatatatttttcgtGTAATGAGAGCGCTGTTATTGTTTTCGCACGGCGTGGGTGCATTTATTGTGTTGATTTTTACTGGTCCGCCACTGGCGCTCCACATATTAATTTTCACTTATCGGCCGGCCATAAATTTAGCACCGACCGTCCAGTGGCTGAAAATAGTCCGGGGATCCGAGGGGCgattggaaatggaaaaagtgTGGGAGTGAGTGCGCGTGACACGGATTGAGCGGAGATTACGGAAAAGATCGCGGTTTATCAGCGGGCCGGGATTTCGATGTGGCATATAGATCCGGCGGCTCTATGGAACGGCCTCAGTCGCTGGCGGGAGCTTGAAAATGTGAAATCGCGCTCAGGGATTCGGCCGGTGGAATTGCCATATCAAGCTGGACTATTGGCAAGCACATCCGCCACAACCATATCTGTGATCTGTGATTATATATAGTAGCCATCTAACGAGGGAAAGCAAAGcattttaaacttaaatactgATAGTCGTCGCTGTAACaagcaaaaaacaaagaaaactgCCGTATAAATCTCACAAAGCCCAGATCGGCTAATCAGTCTGATTGAGGTGAGTTATTCAAGCTGCAGTTGAGGGCGACACGCGAC of Drosophila mauritiana strain mau12 chromosome 3R, ASM438214v1, whole genome shotgun sequence contains these proteins:
- the LOC117143132 gene encoding GILT-like protein 1 isoform X2, yielding MSHKIAAVCLLMSCLIASAYSAAKVPISIYYESLCPDSAKFITEQVYPAVKGELRDVVELTFVPFGKSQFVTQGSEVTFTCHHGPNECYGNKVHACAIEHIQANSYQVEYTRESLTMDFINCLMKAGKNFPDNVYPGQRCASENHINNWENIKTCANSTEGSVLLRKAGESTMRLKEPLTSVPTILFNEQFDKKVNDRAQVNLVGTICQYVSAPQPRICNQHNGASTPSLASAN
- the LOC117143132 gene encoding GILT-like protein 1 isoform X1 → MSHKIAAVCLLMSCLIASAYSAAKVPISIYYESLCPDSAKFITEQVYPAVKGELRDVVELTFVPFGKSQFVTQGSEVTFTCHHGPNECYGNKVHACAIEHIQANSYQVEYTRESLTMDFINCLMKAGKNFPDNVYPGQRCASENHINNWENIKTCANSTEGSVLLRKAGESTMRLKEPLTSVPTILFNEQFDKKVNDRAQVNLVGTICQYVSAPQPRICNQHNGASTPSLASVSAILSSLLGLWFIRSFY
- the LOC117143134 gene encoding cuticle protein 16.5-like; this encodes MKFLICLTLCIAAAQAGFIASPVATYAATYSAAAPLAYSAPVATYSAPAYSTYAAAAVPAYTAYSALSARAYTAPVTTYAAGTAYAAPITTYAAPAVVSSFLKKK
- the LOC117144406 gene encoding cuticle protein 16.5-like, with product MKFLICLTLCIAAAQAGFIASPVATYAATYSAAAPLAYSAPVATYSAPAYSTYAAAAVPAYTAYSALSARAYTAPVTTYAAGTAYAAPITTYAAPAVVSSFLKKK